One genomic segment of Suncus etruscus isolate mSunEtr1 chromosome 15, mSunEtr1.pri.cur, whole genome shotgun sequence includes these proteins:
- the LOC126031280 gene encoding calmodulin-1-like, giving the protein MADQLTEEQIAEFKEAFSLFDKDGDGTITTKELGTVMRSLGQNPTEAELQDMINEVDADGNGTIDFPEFLTMMARKMKDTDSEEEIREAFRVFDKDGNGYISAAELRNVMTNLGEKLTDEEVDEMIREADIDGDGQVNYEEFVQMMTAK; this is encoded by the coding sequence ATGGCTGACCAACTGACTGAAGAGCAGATTGCAGAATTCAAAGAAGCCTTTTCACTATTTGATAAGGATGGTGATGGGACTATAACAACTAAGGAGTTGGGAACAGTAATGAGGTCTCTGGGTCAGAATCCCACGGAAGCCGAGTTACAGGACATGATTAATGAAGTAGATGCTGACGGTAATGGCACAATTGACTTCCCAGAATTTCTGACTATGAtggcaagaaaaatgaaagatacagATAGTGAAGAGGAAATTAGAGAAGCATTCCGTGTGTTTGATAAGGATGGCAATGGCTATATAAGTGCAGCTGAACTTCGCAATGTGATGACAAACCTGGGAGAGAAGTTAACAGATGAGGAGGTTGATGAAATGATCAGGGAAGCAGATATTGATGGTGATGGTCAAGTAAACTATGAAGAGTTTGTACAGATGATGACAGCAAAGTGA